In the genome of Leptospiraceae bacterium, the window TGGTTGGCAATTTTGGGAATTACTATTATTTCGAAGGAGAGATAGATAAGGAAATTTCTCCTTATTGTGGTGAGGTGAAGAAAAAACCAACCTCTGAGTCATCAAAAAAAGAAACCTCTCCGACCCAGTATGATATTGACTCTTTTCTTCAGTTTAAGTGGGGGGATTATGTTCAATTGCGATTTACTTATGACCCTCAAAGAAAGAAGTTTTCTTTGACCCCAACAACTACAGCCGTATCAATTTGTAAAACCTCAGACTTTATCAATTGTAATCCGAATGGAACAGCTCAGTGCGAAACAGCGGATGGGATAAAGTGTGGTGGAACAAAAACTTTTATTTTTGTGGGAGTTTTGAATCCTTTCGTATTTCAAGCTGTTTCTGGCACTATTGATTGGAGCAAAGGATTCATTTTGAGTAGTGATGATAGATATGTTCAAAGAGCAAACCTGGAGTTCTTTATGGTAGACAAGGACAGAAATGTCTTAGAGGGAAGAATCACATGTAATTCAAAGTTTTGAGTTTTCGATCTGCTTCAAAAATCTAAGGGTGATCTCTGCTGTCTGTATTGGCTGAATCATAGGAAAAAAGTGGGAGTCGATGGGATGGATTTCGCTTTTCGAAATAGGATGATTTCGGGTTAAAAGTCTTCGAGCTCTTGGAGGACAGACAAAAGAAGTTTTTGGTGTCAGAACGAAAACAGGTTGTGTAATTTTCTTGTAGAACTTCCAGTGACCAAATTTCAAAGAACGAAAAATTTTAGCTTCTATGTCTTTAGGTAGACTGAGTTTGTATTTTTTTGAGAACTCATCGAAATAAAAACAAGAATCAACATAGTCCTGGAGGACTTCTTTATCCCAATTTTTAAAAAGAGGTAGAAGCTTCAAACTTCGTTTTAAAACCTCAACATTTGGAAATTCGTCTCTGCGTTTTTCTGTGGTCTTAGCTATTGGTGGCTCAATGAATAATGTGAGAAAACTAAAGAAAGGGGTAAAAACTACGGGATCCCAACAAACCACAGAAATGATGTGTTCTTTATCAAGAGAAGCTGCTAAAAGTGAAGATGCACCACCAAGAGAATGACCAATCAAGTGAAATTTAGAAATCCCCGTTTTTGATCTCAAAAAATTAGCAAACGACAAAACCTGATCTCGAAAGAAAAACCAGTTCCGAAAATTCGAGTAATTTTCAGAACCATCATGTCCAGCGAAATTCAAACCAAATATATTATAAGATTGCTCATAAAAGAATTTTAAGATTTTATTATAAGTTTGAGATGAAAAACCATTTGCATGAAAAAACAAAATAGTTGAGTGATTTGAATCATACCAGTAATAAATGTATTTTAGTTTTATCGTTTTGTTTGCAAAATCAAACTCAAATTCATCAGACGCAAAATTGCTTTTTTGGTCAAAATACATGAATTTTCTACTTTAAGATATGATTTACTTCATGTTTGTAAACAAATTTAGCACCCCGTTTTAGCTTTTCGTAAAGTTCTAAGAATCGTTCGTTGGGAATTTTACCTTCGTTGTTAACAGAAAGTTTAGGATGTATTCCCTTTAGGAAATACATATCAATTTTTCCGACATTCTTTGTGGCTTTCTTCCCTCTATACTCACAACGAAAGAAAAATCTTACAATATTATATGTAGAAAAGGAAATATTGATTTCAAATGGTAAAGAACTTGCCTCTAGCCTTTGAGCAAGGTTTACAGTGTCTCCCCATACATCGAAAGCAAATCGGTCTTTCCCGACAATTCCAGCAATAACTTCTCCTGTATTAATGCCAATCCGAATCCCTAAGGATGGTGTATTGAGTTGCTTTCGAATTTCGTTCACTTGTAGGATTAGATTTTTGATTTCTAATGCCGCTAAGCAAGCATCAACTGCATGAGTATAATTTTCTTCTGGAATACCACCTACAAACATGTAGGCATCGCCAATTGTTTTTAATTTTGTGAGGTTATGTCTTGAAATGATTTCATCAAACTGATGAAAGTGAAGATCTAATTCTTTGATAAGCTCATCTGGAGTTATGTTTTTAGCATACTTTGTAAAGTTGATAAAATCTGTAAAAACAATCGTAGCATTTTTGAAGAGCTTGGGTTTTACAAAGCCGTTTTCTTTTAGTTCTTGAGCTACTT includes:
- a CDS encoding alpha/beta hydrolase, with translation MYFDQKSNFASDEFEFDFANKTIKLKYIYYWYDSNHSTILFFHANGFSSQTYNKILKFFYEQSYNIFGLNFAGHDGSENYSNFRNWFFFRDQVLSFANFLRSKTGISKFHLIGHSLGGASSLLAASLDKEHIISVVCWDPVVFTPFFSFLTLFIEPPIAKTTEKRRDEFPNVEVLKRSLKLLPLFKNWDKEVLQDYVDSCFYFDEFSKKYKLSLPKDIEAKIFRSLKFGHWKFYKKITQPVFVLTPKTSFVCPPRARRLLTRNHPISKSEIHPIDSHFFPMIQPIQTAEITLRFLKQIENSKL